A DNA window from Bradyrhizobium sp. CCBAU 53421 contains the following coding sequences:
- the cpaB gene encoding Flp pilus assembly protein CpaB, with translation MSSALRVSIIMVLLLAATALGIIAYNANHKDTVVAEVAEKPAPAPAATVGYFVATRPLSKGTLARDEDFAVRQAAPNRVPAGAILETPDSKAGLPGSLVRKFVDAGSAISLEDILRPKDRGFLASVLAPDSRAISIKVDEETGVSGLIRPGDNVDVVLTQVFEKADPVKRAVSETVLSNVRVIAIDQEIAQGGRPVSNAVVGKTAQTVSLELKPDQVKKVAVAKQLGTLSLVVRAAAEQWDKADTGATSSCDVSPELARQSAVAGQSTTVAIYTGSGVKQYSVRKQDVDDDVRVGCDGPSDFDRQTTAAASDVGKTPEKR, from the coding sequence ATGTCGTCCGCTTTGCGCGTCTCGATCATCATGGTGCTGCTGCTCGCAGCGACGGCACTCGGGATCATTGCCTATAACGCGAACCACAAGGATACGGTTGTCGCGGAGGTGGCGGAAAAGCCGGCGCCCGCGCCAGCGGCGACCGTCGGCTACTTTGTGGCGACACGTCCGCTGTCGAAGGGGACGTTGGCGCGGGACGAGGATTTCGCCGTGCGCCAGGCGGCGCCGAACCGTGTGCCGGCAGGCGCGATCCTCGAGACGCCTGATTCCAAGGCCGGACTTCCCGGTTCTCTGGTCCGCAAGTTCGTCGACGCCGGCAGCGCCATCAGTCTGGAAGACATCCTGCGTCCGAAGGATCGTGGCTTCCTCGCCAGCGTTCTGGCGCCGGACAGCCGCGCGATCAGCATCAAGGTCGACGAGGAGACCGGCGTCTCGGGCCTGATCAGGCCGGGCGACAATGTCGACGTGGTGCTGACCCAGGTGTTCGAGAAGGCGGATCCGGTGAAGCGCGCCGTCAGCGAAACCGTGCTGTCCAACGTGCGCGTGATCGCGATCGACCAGGAGATTGCGCAGGGCGGGCGTCCCGTCAGCAATGCTGTGGTCGGCAAGACGGCGCAAACCGTCTCGCTGGAGCTCAAGCCGGACCAGGTCAAGAAGGTCGCCGTCGCCAAGCAGCTTGGAACGCTCTCGCTGGTCGTCCGGGCTGCGGCCGAGCAGTGGGACAAGGCCGACACCGGTGCGACGTCAAGCTGCGATGTGTCGCCCGAGCTGGCACGCCAGAGCGCCGTCGCCGGTCAGAGCACGACGGTGGCGATCTATACCGGCAGCGGGGTCAAGCAATACTCGGTCAGGAAGCAGGACGTCGACGACGACGTGCGTGTGGGTTGTGACGGACCGTCCGACTTCGACCGCCAAACGACTGCAGCCGCGAGTGACGTTGGCAAGACGCCGGAGAAACGTTGA
- a CDS encoding prepilin peptidase, which yields MNWIASTTSCLEIALLFYVATIDIATRLIRNEVCLALAFLGIVGQLAGPMQIGQSLIVAAILFLVLFVIYQRGMIGGGDVKLLVALAIGLPLAGVIELLTVTALAGGALAAVHLMMRRLPYPRLAPAGSSLARRVYAVERWRHLRHAPLPYGVAIACGGIWAILSKGF from the coding sequence ATGAATTGGATTGCGTCCACGACCTCGTGTCTGGAAATCGCATTGTTGTTCTATGTCGCAACGATCGATATCGCGACACGGTTGATCCGAAACGAAGTTTGTCTGGCACTGGCGTTCCTTGGGATCGTTGGTCAATTGGCCGGTCCGATGCAGATTGGCCAGTCGCTGATCGTCGCCGCAATCCTGTTTCTCGTGCTGTTCGTGATCTACCAGCGCGGAATGATCGGCGGCGGCGATGTCAAATTGCTGGTTGCCCTGGCGATCGGTCTCCCGCTGGCCGGCGTGATTGAGTTGCTGACCGTAACTGCATTGGCCGGTGGCGCTCTGGCCGCAGTGCATTTGATGATGCGCCGTTTGCCATATCCAAGGCTGGCGCCCGCCGGATCTTCGCTCGCGCGAAGGGTCTATGCGGTCGAGCGCTGGCGTCATTTGAGACATGCGCCGCTGCCTTACGGGGTGGCCATCGCATGCGGCGGTATCTGGGCCATTTTGAGCAAAGGATTTTGA
- a CDS encoding NYN domain-containing protein, with protein sequence MTDRIALFIDGANLHTTVKNLGFEVDFRRLLSEFGKHGQIVRAYFYTVVRDDDEFSSLRPLVDWLDYNGYAVRRKSAKQHDDGDGRRRMKRSIGIELAVDAMEIAHRIDQAFLFSGDGDLRAVVEAVRRMGVRVTVVSSIRTKPPMIADELRRHADAFVELESLRSSIERPPHPIAPE encoded by the coding sequence ATGACCGATCGTATTGCACTTTTCATCGATGGTGCGAATCTGCACACCACGGTCAAGAACCTCGGCTTCGAAGTCGACTTCCGGCGACTGCTTTCGGAGTTCGGCAAGCATGGGCAAATCGTCCGCGCATATTTCTACACGGTCGTGAGGGACGACGACGAGTTCAGCAGCCTTCGGCCGCTGGTGGATTGGCTCGATTACAACGGCTATGCGGTCCGGCGAAAGTCGGCCAAGCAACACGACGACGGCGACGGGCGGCGGCGGATGAAGCGCAGCATCGGCATCGAGCTCGCGGTCGACGCAATGGAAATCGCGCACCGCATCGACCAGGCGTTCCTGTTCTCCGGCGATGGTGATCTGCGAGCCGTTGTCGAAGCCGTCAGGCGGATGGGCGTGCGTGTCACCGTCGTTTCCAGCATTCGAACCAAGCCGCCGATGATCGCTGATGAGCTTCGCAGGCACGCCGATGCCTTCGTCGAACTCGAGAGCCTCAGGTCATCGATCGAGCGTCCCCCGCATCCGATCGCGCCGGAATGA